One part of the Prunus persica cultivar Lovell chromosome G5, Prunus_persica_NCBIv2, whole genome shotgun sequence genome encodes these proteins:
- the LOC18775691 gene encoding protein LURP-one-related 2: MAKVHPLIIPNSTNSDDASSSCTIHTRMTSTGETFTVWMKLLVMQGNGCTAFDGNGEVVYRIDNYDNKHSNEVYLMDLRGKLLFTVCEKKMCGFPTWKGCKNNGANKTFFQVRKSWRSVLGKKGFSYKVTMGSDSSFYRLEGLSGKSLEFRITDGNGGVVAETKRKQSSSGVVLGDDVFTLVVEPHVDHSFIMALVTVYGLIRHQI; this comes from the coding sequence ATGGCCAAGGTTCATCCTCTCATAATACCCAACAGTACCAATAGCGATGATGCATCTTCAAGCTGTACTATTCATACACGTATGACTTCAACGGGAGAAACATTCACGGTATGGATGAAATTGCTTGTGATGCAAGGAAACGGATGCACTGCGTTTGATGGAAACGGAGAGGTCGTTTATCGAATCGATAACTACGACAACAAGCACAGCAACGAAGTTTATCTCATGGATCTCCGCGGAAAACTTCTCTTCACTGTGTGTGAGAAGAAAATGTGCGGCTTTCCAACTTGGAAGGGGTGTAAAAATAATGGTGCCAATAAGACATTTTTTCAAGTGAGAAAAAGCTGGAGATCGGTTCTTGGAAAGAAAGGGTTTTCTTATAAAGTAACCATGGGATCTGATAGTAGTTTTTACAGGTTAGAGGGTTTGAGTGGTAAATCATTAGAATTCAGAATCACAGATGGCAACGGAGGAGTTGTAGCAGAGACAAAGAGAAAGCAGTCAAGTTCAGGAGTTGTATTGGGAGATGATGTGTTCACTTTGGTGGTGGAGCCTCATGTTGATCACTCCTTTATCATGGCTCTCGTTACTGTTTATGGCTTAATTAGACATCAAATCTGA